The sequence TTGAGCAGGTGGTGCTGCTCCAAGGTGCGGATGATGCGGTAGGCAATGGATCGGTGCACTTCCAGCTTCGCCGCGATTTCAGCGATGGAGAGGTTTACCGGGGAGCTAGCGACGATTTCGAGAACACGGATTCCACGGGAAAGCGTCTGTGAGGTAGGCATGGATCTTCAATCTGGCCTGGCGGAGTCGTTAAAACACCGTCGAAGACCTTCGTAGTGAGCCTGGGAAAGCAAGGTCGGTAATCTAAATACGAGTTTAGTCGTTCTCTATTAGAACACCGAATTCTCTGACGTCGGTGGCAGCGCGCATGCCGGCAGGTCATTGGTGGAAGAAACTTCTTGTGATCCGCTTCACTTCCAGCATATGATGGTGTTCGACATAAACCGTCCGAACGGTCGGTAATCAACTCGCAAAAGGTCTACACATGTCATCGACTGCTTCTCGCACTCAGGAAGAGCGCCGGGTTCTCGCCGGCACTCTCGTGGGCACCACCATCGAGTGGTACGACTTCTTCATTTTCGCCCAACTCACCGCAACCCTGCTCACCCCGCTGTTCCTGGAACCTCTGGGCGAAGCGAATCCAGGAGTGGCGCAGGTTCTGTCCTTCGCCATGATCGGCATCTCCTTCTTCTTCCGCCCATTGGGCGCCGTCGTAGCCGGACACCTGGGGGACCGCTACGGACGCAAGCGCATTCTGGTGCTCACCCTGATCTTGATGGGTGTCGCCACCGCGGCCATCGGCCTGCTGCCAACCTATGCTTCCATCGGCATTGCCGCACCAATCCTGCTGGTGCTGCTGCGCGTGATCCAGGGCTTCTCGGCTGGCGGCGAATGGGGCGGCGCAGCCCTGATGGCAGTAGAGCACGCACCTGAGCACCGCCGCGGCTACTTCGGGGCCTACCCGCAGATCGGTGTGCCAATCGGCATGATCCTGGCGACCGGCCTGCTCTACATCCTGCGCGTTGCGCTCTCCCCGGAAGCATTCACCGCCTGGGGCTGGCGTATTCCGTTCCTGCTCTCGATCGCGCTGATCTTCGTGGGCTACATGATCCGTCGTGCTGTCGAAGAATCCCCGGTCTTCAAGCAGCTCTCGCTGCGCAAGGCTTCCGAGCACACCCCGCTGCGCGAGCTGATGACCGGCCACACCAAGCAGGTGCTGCAGGCAGCACTGATCTTCATCTCGAACAACGCCGCCGGCTACCTGGTCATCGCGTTCTTCATCTCCTACACCACCAAGGTGTTGGAAATGCCATTGGCACCGATCCTGCTGGCTACCACGATCGGTTCGGTCGGCTGGCTGATCTTCACTCTGGTCGGTGGTTGGCTCTCGGATAAGATCGGGCGCCGGGCCACCTTCGTCATCGGCTATGCGCTGGTCTTCGTCTGGATGATCCCGATGTTCCTGCTGGTCGACACCGGAAATATTGTGCTCTACGGTGTTGCGATCTTCGTGCTGACCGTTGGCCTGGGCCTGTCCTACGGTCCGCAGTCGGCAATGTACGCCGAAATGTTCCCAGCACATATCCGCTACTCGGGCATCTCCATTGGCTATGCCATCGGTGCCATCCTCGGCGGTGCCTTCGCGGCTACCGTAGCGCAGATCCTGCTGGAGACCACCGGCGCTTCGATCTCGATTGCCATCTACATCATGGTGCTGACCGTGATCTCCGTGGCAGCGGTGCTGTGGGTTGGCGAAACCCGCGGACGTAACCTGCACGTGGAAGAAATCGAGGGCGAACAGGCCGAATCGCGCGTGGCGCACTAGTTTCGCGGCAGTACAATGCCCGCGGAGGCAAGCGATCAAGCGATCCTGGCCCGCGCGGGCATTTGCGCGTCTGGCGACCGGTGGTTTGCCGATCAGTGGGCGGATGCGGCGGTGGGAGTCCGCTACAAGATCGCTGGGCCACAAGGAATGCTCCCGGAACTTGGACTGTGAAA comes from Glutamicibacter arilaitensis Re117 and encodes:
- a CDS encoding MFS transporter, with protein sequence MSSTASRTQEERRVLAGTLVGTTIEWYDFFIFAQLTATLLTPLFLEPLGEANPGVAQVLSFAMIGISFFFRPLGAVVAGHLGDRYGRKRILVLTLILMGVATAAIGLLPTYASIGIAAPILLVLLRVIQGFSAGGEWGGAALMAVEHAPEHRRGYFGAYPQIGVPIGMILATGLLYILRVALSPEAFTAWGWRIPFLLSIALIFVGYMIRRAVEESPVFKQLSLRKASEHTPLRELMTGHTKQVLQAALIFISNNAAGYLVIAFFISYTTKVLEMPLAPILLATTIGSVGWLIFTLVGGWLSDKIGRRATFVIGYALVFVWMIPMFLLVDTGNIVLYGVAIFVLTVGLGLSYGPQSAMYAEMFPAHIRYSGISIGYAIGAILGGAFAATVAQILLETTGASISIAIYIMVLTVISVAAVLWVGETRGRNLHVEEIEGEQAESRVAH